From a single Rhizobium lusitanum genomic region:
- a CDS encoding glycoside hydrolase family 25 protein has protein sequence MRRLLLCLLPLALLLNSCTTGYDALETASLPKTRFKDTKPQDFGRDHPERHPIHGIDVSKWQGDIDWQTVKGSGVAFVFIKATEGKDRIDPRFSEYWQEASTAGILHAPYHFYYFCSTADEQADWFIRNVPKDAMALPPVIDVEWNPGSPTCRTRPAPETVRTEMKRFMDRLQAYYGKRPIIYTSVDFHRENLAGYFKDYHFWVRSVAKHPTATYTDRSWAFWQYTSTGVIPGIKGPTDINVFAGSEQNWHNWLAAVEKQGNS, from the coding sequence ATGCGCAGGCTTCTGTTGTGCTTACTGCCGCTCGCCCTTCTCCTGAATAGCTGCACGACGGGCTATGATGCCCTCGAGACGGCGTCCCTTCCTAAGACCCGCTTCAAGGATACCAAGCCGCAGGATTTCGGCCGCGATCACCCCGAGCGCCATCCCATCCACGGTATTGATGTTTCCAAATGGCAGGGCGATATCGACTGGCAGACGGTCAAGGGCTCCGGCGTCGCCTTCGTGTTCATCAAGGCCACCGAAGGCAAGGACAGGATCGATCCTCGCTTCAGCGAATATTGGCAGGAAGCCAGCACGGCCGGCATCCTGCACGCACCCTATCATTTCTATTATTTCTGCTCGACGGCAGATGAGCAGGCCGATTGGTTCATCCGCAACGTGCCGAAGGATGCCATGGCGCTTCCGCCTGTTATTGACGTCGAATGGAATCCTGGTTCACCGACCTGCCGTACCAGACCGGCCCCGGAGACGGTTCGGACGGAAATGAAGCGTTTCATGGATCGCCTGCAAGCCTATTACGGCAAGCGCCCGATCATCTACACCTCAGTCGATTTCCATCGCGAGAATCTTGCGGGTTACTTCAAGGACTATCACTTCTGGGTTCGCTCGGTCGCCAAGCATCCGACAGCGACCTATACCGACCGTTCCTGGGCTTTCTGGCAGTACACCTCAACCGGCGTCATCCCCGGCATCAAGGGGCCGACGGACATCAATGTTTTCGCCGGTTCCGAGCAGAATTGGCACAATTGGTTGGCTGCAGTAGAGAAGCAGGGAAATTCTTGA
- a CDS encoding lytic murein transglycosylase, with amino-acid sequence MHRYTIRRSALALIFASAVTSMAMAQSATPAAPSNAQGSGDPKVACGGDLSAFLAGVKAEAIADGADAASADKTLAGAQIDPKVLAMDRSQGVFRQTFLEFSQRTVSQGRLDIGRQKMKQYADVFAKAEKDYGVPPGVITAYWAMETDFGAVQGNFNTRNALVTLSHDCRRPEFFRPRLIALIEMVQHGDADPETTTGAWAGEIGQTQMLPPSIIAFGTDGDGDGHVNLKTSAPDVILTTARFLQSLGFQRGQPWLQEVTLPDNLPWEKSGLGGALTAADWFQLGVKPRDGNTSFGSLPAALILPQGRKGPAFLTYPNYNAYLEWNQSFIYTTSAAYFATRFSGAPTYNKGTPEPGLNDVDMKALQTKLTARGYDVGKIDGILGSGTRVAIQKEQFRLGLPADGWATQALLNAL; translated from the coding sequence ATGCACCGCTATACCATCCGACGCAGCGCACTCGCGTTGATCTTCGCTTCAGCCGTGACGAGCATGGCGATGGCACAGAGCGCAACACCGGCTGCCCCGTCGAATGCACAGGGTAGCGGCGATCCCAAAGTTGCCTGCGGCGGTGACCTTTCTGCCTTCCTGGCCGGCGTCAAGGCCGAAGCCATCGCCGATGGCGCCGATGCCGCATCCGCCGACAAGACCTTGGCCGGCGCGCAGATCGATCCCAAGGTTCTCGCCATGGATCGTAGCCAGGGCGTATTCCGCCAGACCTTTCTCGAATTCTCGCAGCGCACCGTCAGCCAGGGCCGCCTGGATATCGGTCGCCAGAAGATGAAGCAGTATGCCGATGTCTTCGCCAAGGCCGAAAAGGACTATGGCGTACCCCCCGGCGTTATTACCGCCTATTGGGCGATGGAGACCGATTTCGGCGCCGTTCAGGGTAATTTCAATACCCGGAACGCGCTTGTCACTCTCTCGCATGACTGCCGTCGCCCTGAATTTTTCCGCCCGCGTCTGATAGCGCTGATCGAAATGGTTCAACACGGCGATGCTGATCCGGAAACGACGACCGGCGCTTGGGCCGGCGAAATCGGTCAGACGCAGATGCTCCCGCCCTCGATCATCGCTTTTGGCACGGATGGCGATGGCGACGGCCATGTCAACTTGAAGACAAGCGCTCCCGATGTCATTCTGACGACAGCGCGCTTCCTCCAAAGTCTCGGATTCCAGCGCGGTCAGCCTTGGCTGCAGGAAGTAACCCTTCCGGATAATCTGCCGTGGGAAAAATCCGGCCTTGGCGGCGCGCTCACGGCCGCAGACTGGTTCCAGCTCGGCGTCAAGCCACGAGACGGCAATACAAGTTTCGGTTCACTGCCGGCCGCTCTCATCCTGCCACAGGGTCGCAAAGGTCCGGCTTTCCTGACCTACCCAAATTACAACGCCTATCTCGAATGGAACCAGTCGTTCATCTACACAACGTCAGCGGCCTACTTCGCTACCCGCTTCAGCGGCGCTCCAACCTACAACAAGGGCACGCCGGAACCGGGCCTGAACGATGTTGATATGAAGGCGCTTCAGACCAAGCTCACGGCTCGCGGCTACGATGTCGGCAAGATCGACGGTATCCTCGGCTCCGGCACGCGCGTTGCCATCCAGAAGGAACAGTTCCGCCTCGGCCTCCCGGCCGACGGCTGGGCGACGCAAGCGCTGTTGAACGCTCTCTGA
- the metF gene encoding methylenetetrahydrofolate reductase [NAD(P)H] produces MSSKIENGQSEIRISFEFFPPKSEEAEAQLWNTVEELSEWEPEFVSVTYGAGGTTKAPTLSAVRRMIHETPFTTASHLTCVGATREDTHRVIDDFLATGVRRFVALRGDPPTGVGSAYQPHPDGYANAAELVAALRERGDFDISVSAYPEKHPESRDTAADIDMLKRKADNGADRALTQFFFDNDAFSRYHDRVRAAGITIPVVPGIMPIQNLTQLKRFAGACGTSIPSWLDDRFDGLDDNADERAKVAADVAAEQIKDLVRRGIHEFHLYTMNRSPLVSAVLERLGMQRKADARAVA; encoded by the coding sequence ATGTCTTCGAAAATCGAGAACGGCCAAAGCGAGATCCGTATTTCCTTTGAGTTCTTTCCTCCGAAATCGGAGGAGGCCGAAGCGCAATTATGGAATACGGTCGAGGAACTCAGCGAATGGGAACCGGAATTCGTTTCGGTGACCTATGGCGCTGGCGGCACGACCAAGGCGCCGACATTGTCTGCCGTGCGCCGGATGATCCACGAGACGCCGTTCACCACCGCCTCACATCTGACATGCGTCGGGGCAACGCGTGAAGACACGCATCGGGTCATCGATGATTTTCTTGCGACTGGTGTGCGCCGCTTCGTGGCATTGCGTGGCGATCCGCCAACAGGCGTCGGCTCCGCCTATCAGCCGCATCCGGATGGTTATGCCAATGCCGCCGAACTGGTAGCGGCCCTGCGCGAGCGCGGCGATTTCGATATTTCCGTGTCTGCCTATCCGGAAAAGCATCCGGAGAGCCGCGATACCGCGGCCGACATCGACATGCTGAAGCGCAAGGCCGACAATGGTGCCGACAGGGCTCTGACCCAGTTCTTCTTCGACAATGACGCGTTCTCGCGTTATCACGACCGCGTTCGTGCTGCGGGTATCACGATTCCCGTCGTGCCGGGCATCATGCCGATCCAGAACCTCACGCAGCTGAAGCGCTTTGCCGGTGCCTGCGGCACCAGCATTCCTTCCTGGCTGGACGATCGTTTTGACGGCCTCGACGATAATGCCGACGAACGGGCCAAGGTCGCCGCCGATGTCGCCGCCGAACAGATCAAGGATCTGGTTCGCCGGGGCATCCACGAGTTTCATCTCTACACGATGAACCGTTCGCCGCTCGTCTCGGCTGTTCTGGAGCGATTGGGCATGCAGCGCAAGGCGGATGCACGCGCCGTCGCCTGA
- a CDS encoding ArsR/SmtB family transcription factor, with protein sequence MADLVKLGLDNLVDVLKAAGEPTRLRLLALLAAGDLTVTDLTEILGQSQPRISRHLKLLGEADLIDRYQEGAWAYFRLKQQGKAVILARELLRHTAENDPVLLRDGERLTAVKRIRAERAQAYFSRNAAEWDELRRLHVADEDVDKVMIELIGPQQIDAFLDLGTGTGRMLQLLAGHYRRAVGIDASRDMLAVARANLDRSNITAASVRHGDIFNLPLEAQDFDLITIHQVLHFLDQPEIAINEAARMLRPGGRLVIIDLAPHGLEYLRDEHAHLRLGFSHQMMSDWLKTAGLDVEQVQDLHSGREGGSGLTVTIWLARDPRLLIAAEHSRQASPILAGRV encoded by the coding sequence ATGGCGGATTTGGTAAAATTGGGCCTTGATAATCTGGTGGATGTGCTGAAGGCGGCCGGTGAGCCGACGCGGCTGCGTCTGCTGGCGCTTCTTGCCGCCGGCGATCTGACCGTCACCGATCTTACCGAAATTCTGGGCCAGTCACAGCCGCGCATCTCGCGGCATCTGAAGCTGCTCGGCGAGGCCGATCTGATCGATCGCTACCAGGAAGGCGCCTGGGCTTACTTCCGCCTGAAACAACAGGGCAAGGCGGTGATCCTGGCGCGCGAGCTTCTCCGGCATACGGCCGAAAACGATCCCGTATTGCTGCGCGACGGCGAGCGGTTGACTGCCGTCAAGCGTATTCGCGCCGAGCGGGCGCAAGCCTATTTCAGCCGCAATGCCGCCGAATGGGACGAACTTCGCCGCCTGCACGTTGCCGACGAGGATGTCGACAAGGTGATGATCGAATTGATCGGTCCGCAGCAGATCGACGCCTTTCTCGATCTCGGCACCGGCACGGGCCGGATGCTGCAATTGCTGGCGGGCCACTATCGCCGCGCAGTCGGTATCGACGCCAGCCGGGACATGCTGGCCGTTGCGCGCGCCAATCTTGACCGGTCGAACATTACGGCCGCATCGGTGCGGCATGGCGATATCTTCAACCTGCCGCTCGAGGCGCAGGATTTCGATCTGATCACCATCCATCAGGTGCTGCATTTCCTGGATCAGCCGGAGATCGCCATCAACGAGGCGGCGCGAATGCTCCGTCCCGGCGGGCGGCTGGTGATCATCGATCTTGCACCGCACGGGCTGGAATATCTGCGCGACGAACATGCGCATCTAAGGCTCGGCTTTTCCCATCAGATGATGTCGGATTGGCTGAAGACGGCGGGGCTTGATGTCGAGCAGGTGCAGGACCTTCATTCGGGGAGGGAAGGCGGCTCGGGGCTGACGGTTACGATCTGGCTGGCGCGTGACCCGCGTCTGTTGATCGCTGCCGAACATAGCCGACAGGCATCCCCCATTCTTGCTGGGAGAGTTTGA
- the ettA gene encoding energy-dependent translational throttle protein EttA: MARQFIYHMTGLNKAYGAKKILENIHLSFYPDAKIGILGPNGAGKSTVLRIMAGLDKEYTGEAWLAEGATIGYLPQEPQLDPAKTALENVMEGVAAKTDVLNRYNELMMNYSDETAEEGAKLQDIIDAQNLWDLESQVEMAMDALRCPPGDADVTSLSGGERRRIALCKLLLSQPDVLLLDEPTNHLDAETIAWLEKHLRAYPGAVLMITHDRYFLDNVTGWILELDRGRGIPYEGNYSSYLLAKAKRMQQEGREEAGRQKAITREQEWIASSPKARQSKSKARIRAYDELVDAAENQRPGDAQIIIPVGERLGQVVIEMEGINKGYGDRMLIEGLSLKLPPGGIVGVIGPNGAGKTTLFRMITGQETPDSGSIRVGDSVHLGYVDQSRDALDGNKNVWEEISGGAEVIKLGKYEMNSRAYCATFNFKGGDQQQKVGNLSGGQRNRVHLAKMLKAGGNVLLLDEPTNDLDTETLGALEIALENFAGCAVIISHDRMFLDRLATHILAFEGDSHVEWFEGNFEDYEQDKMRRLGVDSINPSRVTYKRLTR; this comes from the coding sequence ATGGCACGTCAGTTCATTTATCATATGACCGGTCTGAATAAGGCCTATGGCGCTAAGAAAATTCTCGAGAATATCCATCTCTCCTTCTACCCCGACGCCAAGATCGGTATTCTCGGCCCGAACGGCGCCGGTAAGTCGACGGTGCTGCGCATCATGGCCGGCCTCGACAAGGAATATACCGGCGAAGCCTGGCTGGCCGAAGGCGCCACCATCGGCTACCTGCCGCAGGAGCCTCAGCTCGATCCGGCGAAGACCGCGCTTGAAAACGTCATGGAAGGCGTTGCAGCAAAGACGGACGTTCTCAATCGCTACAATGAGCTGATGATGAACTATTCCGACGAGACCGCGGAAGAGGGCGCCAAGCTCCAGGACATCATCGATGCCCAGAATCTCTGGGACCTGGAAAGCCAGGTCGAGATGGCGATGGATGCGCTGCGCTGCCCACCCGGCGATGCCGACGTCACCAGTCTCTCCGGTGGTGAACGCCGCCGTATAGCCCTATGCAAGCTGCTGCTGTCGCAGCCGGACGTGCTGCTGCTCGACGAACCGACCAACCATCTTGACGCCGAAACCATCGCCTGGCTGGAAAAGCATCTGCGTGCCTATCCGGGCGCAGTACTGATGATCACCCACGATCGCTACTTCCTGGATAACGTCACCGGCTGGATCCTTGAGCTCGACCGCGGCCGCGGCATTCCCTACGAAGGCAATTACTCCTCGTACCTGCTGGCGAAGGCAAAGCGCATGCAACAGGAAGGTCGCGAGGAGGCTGGTCGCCAGAAGGCGATTACGCGCGAACAGGAATGGATTGCCTCCAGCCCGAAAGCACGTCAGTCGAAGTCCAAGGCTCGTATCCGCGCCTATGACGAGCTGGTCGATGCAGCAGAGAACCAGCGTCCAGGCGATGCGCAGATCATCATTCCGGTCGGCGAGCGTCTCGGCCAGGTGGTCATCGAGATGGAAGGCATCAACAAGGGTTACGGCGACCGGATGCTGATCGAAGGTCTGTCGCTGAAACTGCCGCCGGGCGGCATTGTCGGCGTCATCGGTCCGAACGGCGCCGGCAAGACGACGCTCTTCCGCATGATTACCGGCCAGGAAACGCCGGATAGCGGTTCTATCCGCGTCGGCGACAGCGTTCATCTCGGCTATGTCGACCAGAGCCGTGATGCGCTCGATGGCAACAAGAATGTCTGGGAAGAAATCTCCGGTGGTGCTGAAGTCATCAAGCTTGGCAAGTATGAAATGAACTCGAGAGCTTATTGCGCGACGTTCAATTTCAAGGGCGGCGATCAGCAGCAGAAGGTTGGCAACCTCTCCGGCGGTCAGCGCAACCGCGTGCATCTTGCCAAGATGCTGAAGGCCGGCGGCAACGTTCTGCTGCTCGACGAACCGACCAACGACCTCGATACCGAAACGCTCGGTGCACTCGAGATCGCGCTCGAAAACTTCGCCGGCTGCGCCGTGATCATCAGCCATGATCGCATGTTCCTCGATCGCCTGGCCACGCATATCCTCGCCTTCGAAGGCGATAGCCATGTCGAATGGTTCGAAGGCAACTTCGAAGATTACGAACAGGACAAGATGCGCCGCCTCGGTGTTGACAGCATCAATCCGAGCCGTGTGACTTACAAGCGTCTGACACGATAG
- a CDS encoding ribonuclease T2 family protein yields the protein MRHWVRGCVVAVLSMMMAASAVAQENSRGRTRFILAASWEPAFCQTNQRKAECRNQSSDNHDAKNFSLHGLWPMRQEYCDVSDDLKQADRSSDWKDLPAVELSADTKAALDKVMPGTQSGLERHEWIKHGTCTKLSADDYFGAAAGLIDELNASAVRDLFVQNIGKTLDADTIKAAFDKSFGEGASDRVKMSCRRVGKVRVISELTIGLSEDAIQPAPGNEPRLAELIQSAGRTSFGCDQGVVDAAGF from the coding sequence ATGAGGCATTGGGTTCGCGGATGTGTGGTCGCGGTTCTGTCTATGATGATGGCAGCGAGTGCCGTGGCACAGGAGAATAGTCGGGGCCGGACGCGGTTTATTTTGGCGGCAAGCTGGGAGCCTGCCTTCTGCCAGACGAACCAGAGGAAAGCGGAGTGCCGCAACCAGTCATCCGATAATCATGATGCGAAGAATTTTTCGCTGCATGGCCTCTGGCCGATGCGACAGGAATATTGCGACGTTTCTGATGATCTGAAGCAGGCCGATCGCAGCAGTGACTGGAAGGATCTGCCGGCTGTCGAGCTGTCGGCGGACACCAAGGCTGCACTGGACAAGGTCATGCCGGGCACGCAATCTGGTCTGGAGCGGCATGAATGGATCAAGCACGGCACCTGCACCAAGCTTAGCGCCGATGATTATTTCGGCGCCGCAGCCGGTTTGATCGATGAGCTCAATGCGTCCGCCGTACGCGATCTCTTCGTGCAGAATATCGGCAAGACGCTCGATGCCGATACGATCAAGGCCGCTTTCGACAAGAGCTTCGGCGAGGGCGCCAGCGACCGCGTGAAGATGAGCTGCCGCCGTGTGGGCAAGGTGCGGGTGATCTCGGAATTGACAATTGGCCTCTCCGAGGACGCCATTCAGCCTGCGCCAGGGAACGAGCCTCGGCTTGCGGAACTGATCCAGAGTGCCGGCAGGACGTCGTTCGGTTGCGATCAAGGTGTCGTGGATGCAGCCGGTTTTTGA
- a CDS encoding alpha/beta fold hydrolase translates to MFAETRHLDSPTGATLAYHHLPARDEAHGILLISHGLAEHSRRYEGFAEAMAARGFHVYAHDHRGHGETTASDAPLGRFARRDGVDAVIADVLAMRGLAATAHPGLPIILFGHSMGGLISLNTAVTHPDKFDAVTVWNSNFNPGLAGRAAQIILKTERMLKGSDVPSELLPKLTFGVWGKAIADRRTEFDWLTRIPEKVDKYIADPLCGFDASVSLWLDLFELTFRAPQKTYLDRLRHNMPIHLVGGGHDPATNNGKAMSWLSNHLKKAGFSHTSLTIYQDMRHETLNEIGAAAAISDFADWCRQVTAKA, encoded by the coding sequence ATGTTTGCCGAAACGAGGCATCTGGACAGCCCGACGGGCGCGACGCTGGCTTATCATCACCTGCCGGCGCGGGACGAAGCGCATGGCATTCTCCTCATCAGCCATGGCCTTGCCGAGCATTCCCGCCGCTACGAAGGCTTCGCCGAGGCCATGGCCGCTCGCGGCTTTCATGTCTATGCCCACGATCATCGCGGCCATGGCGAAACAACGGCCAGCGATGCGCCACTCGGCCGTTTTGCCCGGCGGGATGGCGTCGATGCGGTCATCGCCGATGTTCTGGCGATGCGCGGGCTTGCCGCGACCGCCCATCCCGGCCTGCCGATCATCCTGTTCGGCCACTCCATGGGCGGGCTGATCAGCCTTAACACCGCGGTGACGCATCCCGACAAGTTCGATGCCGTTACGGTTTGGAACTCGAATTTCAATCCCGGTCTTGCCGGGCGTGCGGCGCAGATCATTCTGAAGACGGAACGCATGCTCAAAGGGTCGGACGTGCCGAGCGAGCTGCTGCCGAAATTGACCTTCGGCGTCTGGGGCAAAGCGATCGCCGACCGACGTACCGAATTCGATTGGCTCACGCGCATCCCTGAGAAGGTGGACAAATATATCGCCGATCCGCTCTGCGGCTTCGATGCCTCGGTATCCCTGTGGCTGGATCTCTTCGAACTAACCTTCCGCGCGCCGCAAAAGACCTATCTTGACCGGCTCCGGCACAACATGCCGATCCATCTGGTCGGCGGCGGCCACGACCCGGCGACGAACAACGGAAAGGCGATGTCCTGGCTGTCAAACCATTTGAAAAAGGCCGGTTTCTCGCATACTAGCCTGACTATCTACCAGGACATGCGCCATGAGACGCTGAACGAGATCGGCGCGGCCGCAGCCATTTCCGATTTTGCGGACTGGTGTCGGCAAGTAACGGCAAAAGCCTGA
- a CDS encoding DMT family transporter, translating into MNATGGYLPRFRQSDLTFGLMMMFLSVILSPIIDIFAKLAATTIPPAEVTAARFVFQSLFALPMMALRGQWGLWSLRRSGVHAIRAAVLTLSMVSFVTTLQVMEVADAIAIFFVEPIILTILSSIFLKETIGWRRYTACAVGFFGAMLIIQPSFAEVGFVALLPVVTAFCIAVYVMITRVVSHSEDAWPMQFQTGIWGSVICFILLAIGQGTGSPIIDPVVPDGIAMLHLLGVGVSAAVAGVLTIHAYRAAPASTLAPLQYFEIVSATIFGWLVFGNFPDVIKWAGIFIIIASGLYILWRERRFASKPVSDTSEVTFTP; encoded by the coding sequence ATGAATGCCACCGGCGGTTACCTGCCCCGTTTTCGTCAGTCGGATCTGACGTTCGGCCTGATGATGATGTTCCTGTCGGTGATCCTGTCGCCGATCATCGACATTTTCGCAAAGCTTGCCGCCACGACCATCCCGCCGGCGGAAGTCACGGCCGCGCGCTTCGTCTTCCAATCGCTGTTCGCCTTGCCGATGATGGCGTTACGAGGACAATGGGGCTTGTGGTCGCTGCGCCGAAGCGGCGTTCATGCCATTCGCGCCGCGGTGTTGACGCTGTCGATGGTTTCCTTCGTCACAACGCTGCAGGTCATGGAAGTGGCCGACGCCATCGCCATTTTCTTTGTCGAGCCGATAATACTAACCATCCTCAGCAGCATCTTCCTGAAGGAGACCATTGGCTGGCGGCGCTATACAGCCTGCGCCGTCGGTTTCTTCGGCGCGATGCTGATCATCCAACCGAGCTTCGCGGAGGTCGGTTTTGTTGCACTGCTGCCGGTCGTCACCGCCTTCTGCATCGCCGTCTACGTTATGATTACGCGCGTCGTCTCGCATAGCGAGGATGCATGGCCAATGCAGTTCCAGACCGGCATCTGGGGCTCGGTCATCTGCTTTATTTTGCTGGCGATCGGCCAGGGCACAGGTTCGCCGATCATCGACCCCGTCGTACCGGACGGCATCGCCATGCTCCATCTGCTGGGTGTCGGCGTGTCTGCCGCTGTCGCCGGCGTCCTTACCATCCATGCATATCGCGCCGCACCGGCCTCGACGCTTGCGCCGCTGCAATATTTTGAGATCGTCTCGGCGACGATCTTCGGCTGGCTGGTCTTCGGCAACTTCCCAGACGTGATCAAATGGGCCGGCATTTTCATCATCATCGCCTCCGGCCTCTATATCCTCTGGCGCGAGCGCCGCTTTGCTTCCAAGCCGGTATCCGATACATCTGAGGTCACCTTCACGCCCTAG
- a CDS encoding CaiB/BaiF CoA transferase family protein produces the protein MTANSTKKPPLTGIRVIELARVLAGPWAGQMLADLGADVIKVENPDGGDDTRQWGPPFVEGKDGENLSAAYYHSTNRGKRSIIADLKTEEGQDLVRRLVLTADVVIENFKLGGLVKYGLDYESLIKINPKLVYCSITGFGQTGPYAGLAGYDYIVQGMSGFMSITGEPDGQPMKAGVAIADIFTGIYAVSAIEAALIHALKTGEGQLVDMALLDVQSAVLANQNMNYLISGKAPVRLGNAHPNISPYEVVPTADGHLILAIGNDGQFRRLCAILGIDTHADDERYATNKARVAHRHDVRAFISAKTLAWNKADLLKACGDNAVPVGAINTIEDMFADPQIQARGLKIDLEDAVGTVIPSVRTPVVLSETPLTYTRPSPRLGEHQEEVLAELAELEGKAKA, from the coding sequence ATGACAGCCAATAGCACTAAGAAACCGCCCCTCACCGGCATCCGCGTTATCGAATTGGCCCGCGTTCTCGCCGGCCCCTGGGCGGGGCAGATGCTGGCCGATCTCGGCGCCGATGTCATCAAGGTGGAAAATCCCGATGGTGGCGACGACACGCGCCAGTGGGGGCCGCCCTTCGTCGAGGGCAAGGATGGCGAAAACCTTTCGGCCGCCTACTACCACTCCACCAATCGCGGCAAGCGTTCGATCATTGCCGATCTCAAGACCGAAGAGGGGCAGGATCTGGTTCGCCGGCTGGTCCTGACCGCCGATGTGGTGATCGAGAATTTCAAGCTCGGTGGGCTGGTGAAATATGGCCTGGACTATGAAAGCCTGATCAAAATCAATCCCAAGCTGGTCTATTGCTCTATCACCGGGTTCGGTCAGACTGGTCCCTATGCCGGCCTTGCAGGCTATGATTATATCGTCCAGGGCATGTCCGGCTTCATGTCTATCACCGGCGAGCCGGACGGACAGCCGATGAAAGCAGGCGTGGCGATCGCCGATATCTTCACCGGCATCTATGCGGTCTCCGCAATCGAAGCAGCGCTGATCCATGCGCTGAAGACCGGCGAAGGCCAGCTTGTCGACATGGCTCTGCTCGACGTTCAATCCGCCGTGCTCGCCAACCAGAATATGAACTATCTGATCTCCGGCAAGGCACCCGTGCGCCTCGGCAACGCCCATCCCAATATCTCACCCTATGAGGTCGTACCGACCGCCGACGGCCATCTGATCCTTGCCATCGGCAATGACGGGCAATTCCGCCGCCTCTGCGCGATCCTCGGCATCGATACACATGCGGACGATGAGCGTTATGCCACCAACAAGGCCCGCGTCGCTCATCGTCATGACGTCCGGGCCTTCATCTCGGCAAAAACGTTGGCATGGAACAAGGCGGATCTACTGAAAGCCTGCGGGGACAATGCCGTGCCGGTCGGCGCCATCAATACGATCGAGGACATGTTCGCGGATCCGCAAATTCAGGCGCGTGGCTTGAAGATCGATCTCGAGGATGCCGTGGGCACCGTCATCCCGAGCGTGCGCACGCCGGTGGTCCTGTCGGAGACACCGCTCACCTACACGCGGCCGAGCCCGCGCCTTGGCGAACATCAGGAGGAGGTTCTGGCCGAATTGGCGGAACTGGAGGGAAAGGCAAAAGCATGA